The sequence ACCAGATGACGGGCAAGTCTTGTGGCCCGCCGCAGGAAGAAGTGTAATTGCGGTAGGCGGCATCGGCCGCAATGGAAGCTATTCCAGCGTCTCAGTAGCTGGGCCTCAGATCGACCTAGTAGCGCCAGCAGTCGACATTTACAGCACCAGTTACGGTGACGCTTACTCGAAAGGAACGGGGACTTCGGGGGCAGCGGCGATTGTGGCGGGGGCGGCGGCATTGATTCGGGCCAAATATCCGTATCTGCCGGCCGATGAGGTGGCGCATCGACTGACTGCGACCGCTATCGATAAGGGGCCTCCGGGGCGAGATGATCAGTATGGGTACGGGGTCATTGATCTGGTGGCGGCGCTGACGGCAGACGTACCGCCGAGGGGTTTCGAGTCGGCGCCGGCGGCCGAGCCTGGGGATGGTGGTCCGACCACGGCGGCGGACGGGCCACGAGGTGACGAGGATCGCGCGGCGACGGTTCGTGGGCTGGTCACGCTCGGCGTTCTACTGGCGGCCGGCGGCGCATGGGCGTTGGTTCTCCGTCGGCGGCGCAGATCCGGTGATCCGCCGCCGCGGGTCAGTCGCTGAGGTTGACAGCGGGGGCGAGGCTCTCGGGACGGTGTCGTGCGGTGAGAGCCGAGGGCGAGGGGCAGTTGTCCTCGGAGGCTTGATTTCACGGAGAAATGAATACTTCTTCGTGAAATCAAGCTCGAAGGGAAGGTATACCCCCGAGCGGCCCAGGGTCCGGGACGCGGTGCCGACGCAGGCACGGCTGCGAGCGTCAGGGCGCGCGGGCCTACGGGACGGGGTGGCGTGATGGGTGGCGCACCTGGGGAGCCGGTAACGTCGGCGACGTGTCAGATGTCGTGCCGCTCCGTCTCGTGCTCGCCTCGGCGAGCCCTGCTCGCCGCAAGTCCCTCCAGTCTGCCGGCATTGAACCGGACGTGCTGGTCAGTGGAATCGATGAATCGCTCGTGGTGACCGAACGGGCGGAGGATCTCTGCCTGGAGTTGGCCCGGCTGAAGGCGCAGGCTGTGTTGACCCGGCTGCGCGCCGGCGACGACCAGCGCACGCTCGTGCTGGGCTGCGACTCCGTGCTCGCCTTCGACGGGGAGAGCCTCGGCAAGCCCGACGACTCGGCGGACGCCGCCCGGCGGTGGGAGCGGATGCGGGGGCGCAGCGGCGTGCTGCACAGTGGCCACTGTCTCATCGACATGATGGCGGGGCGTCGCGCCGAGGCGGTGGCCTCCACGGTGGTCCACTTCGCCGACGTGAGCGACCACGAGATCGCCACGTACGTGGCGACCGGCGAGCCGCTGGCGGTGGCCGGCGCGTTCACGATCGACGGGCTGGGCGGGCCGTTCGTGGAGCGGATCGAGGGCGATCCAGGCACCGTCGTCGGGCTGTCGCTACCACTGTTGCGACGCCTGCTCACCGAGTTGGACCTCCGGATCACCGATCTGTGGACGAAGGTCGCGCCCGGTAACCAGATGGTCGAACCGCTCGGCTAGTTTCCGAGCATGACGCTCAAGTCGATTCCGCTCACCGACGAGTTGCACACGTACCTCGTCGCCCATGGTGCGCCGCCGGACGAGGTCGTCCGCGACCTGGCCGACGAGACGCTCGCCCTGCTGCCCGACCACGCGTCGATGCAGGTCGCGCCGGAACAGGCCGCCTTTCTGACGTTCCTGACCCGGCTGCTCAACGCCCGGCACGCGGTGGAGGTCGGCACCTTCACCGGCCTCTCCTCGCTGGCGATCGCCCGGGGGCTGGCCGATGGCGGGCGGTTGACCTGCTTCGACATCTCCGAGGAGTACACGAGCATCGCCCGCCGCTACTGGGCCCGGGCCGGCGTCGACGACCGTATCGAGCTGCGCATCGGCCCTGCCGGTGAGACGCTGCGTCAGTTGCCGAACGAGCGCTACCTGGACTTCGCCTTCATCGACGCCGACAAGACCGGCTACCCGGTCTACTGGGCCGAACTGGTGCCGAGGATGCGACCCGGCGGAGTGATCGCGATCGACAACGTGCTCCGTAACGGCCGGGTGGTGGCGCCGCAGAGCGCCGACGACCGGGCGATCGCGGCGTTCAACGACGACGTCCTGGCCGACGTGCGGGTGGATGCGGTGATGCTGCCGATCGCCGACGGCCTGACCCTCGCCCACGTGCACTGACATCCGAGATCGACGCGGCCCGTCAGCGGACGCTGCGGGCGAACTGGCGGGCCGCCCAGTAGACGCCGGCGGCGGCAAGCACCGCGATGATGGTCAGTCCCTGCCAGACCCGGTCGTCGCCGATGTCCCCGTTGAACAGCGCCCGGGTGCCGTCCACCGCCCAGGAGAACGGATTCCACTTGGCGACACCCTGCAACCAGCCCGGCGCGAAGGCGAGCGGCAGCAGGATGCCGGAGAGCAGCAGCACGGGTTGGGCCACCGTGTTCATCAGTGGGGCCAGCGCGTCCTCGCTCTTGACCTTGAGGGCGACGCCGTAGGAGACCGCCGAGGTCATCAACGCGATCAAAGCGAGCATCAGGTACGCCAGCAGCAGGTCACCGATGAACACGCGCAGGTCGAACAGGAGCGCGAGCAGCGTGATGATCACCGCCTGCGTCAGCAGTGACACCACATCGCGCAGCGAGCGGCCGAGCAACAGGGCGAGCCGGCTGACCGGGGTGACCCGGGACCGCTCGATGACCCCCGCCCGCAGCTCGGCGATCAGGCCGAAGCCCTGGAACAGGCCACCGAAGATGGCCAGCAGCACGAGAAGGCCGGGTACGAAGATCTTGTACGCCTCGGCCTGGGTGGGTGCGCCGAGCGCCGGCTTGAGCAGCGGGGCGAAGAGGAGGAGGTACATCACCGGCTGGAAGACGCCGACGAAGACCCATACGGGGTTGCGCAGCAGCAGGTTCAGCTGCCGCTGGAAGATCAGCCAGGTGTCGCGGGCGAGCTTCATCAGGTTCTCCTGGTCGGTCAGGACTCGCGCAGCGAGCGGCCGGTCTTGGTGAGGAAGACGTCGTCGAGGCTCGGGCGGTGCAGCTCGATCGACTTGAGGTCGAGCCCGGCACCGTCGATCCGGCGCAGGATCCGGGGTATGGCGGTGGCGCCGTCGTCGACGAAGAGCCGCAGCCCACCCTCGTCGAGGGTCTCCAGCCGGTTCACGTACCCCTCGTTGTCGAGCAGTTTCTCGGCCTCGCCGGTGGCGGCGATGTCGAGGCCGACCTGCACCACGTCGCCGGAGATCTCCCGCTTGAGCTCGGTCGGCGTCCCCTCGGCGACCACCTCGCCGTGATCCATGATCGCTATGCGGTCGCAGAGCGCGTCGGCCTCGTCCAGGTAGTGGGTGGTGATGAAGACGGTCATCCCGTCGACACGCAACCGCCGGATCTCGTCCCACATGTGTGCCCGGCTCTGCGGGTCGAGCCCGGTGGTCGGCTCGTCCAGAAAGACGATCTTCGGCTCGTGGATGATGCCGAGCGCGATCTCGACCCGGCGCCGCTGGCCGCCGGAGTACGTCTTGCACTTGCGGTCGGCGAACTCGGTGAGCTGGAACGCCTCCAGCGCGCGGGCGGCCCGGCGCTGCGCCTCGGCCTTGCCGATGCCGTACATCCGGGCCTGGAGCACCAGTTCCTCACGGGCGGTGGACTCGTCCCAGGTGCTCCCGCCCTGGGCGACGTAGCCGATGCGGCGGCGCACCTCGCCCGGGTCCGTCAGCAGGTCGGCACCGGCGATGGTGGCCTGGCCGCCATCCGGCTCGATCAGCGTCGCCAGCATCCGCAGCGTGGTGGTCTTGCCGGCGCCGTTCGGGCCGAGGAACCCGAAGATCTCGCCGGCCGGAACGTCCAGGTCGACGCCGCGCACCGCCTCGACGGTCTTCGTCTCCCGACCGGCCCGGCTGCGGAAGGACTTCCGCAGCCCTCTGGTCTCGATCATTTTCGTACTCCCCGCTCGTGGCCTTCGTCGGCCATCATCGTCACCGGCACTCGATCACATCGGTACGACACCACGCCGCTCGAATATCCCGGACCGGGCAGTGCCCCATCCCACACTGAGCGATCGTTAGGGCCGGCGGGGTGACCGATAAACTCCCGGTCAGTAACCCGCCGGGAGGAGCCACCGAGGTGCGCAAGGTACTCATCGCCAACCGGGGCGAGATCGCCGTCCGCGTCGTCCGCGCCTGCCAGGACGCCGGCCTGGACAGCGTCGCGGTGTACGCGGACTCCGACCGGGATGCCCTGCACGCCACGCTCGCCGACGAAGCGTACGCCCTGGGTGGCGACACGGCCGGCGAGACCTACCTGCGCATCGACAAGCTGATCGACGTCGCCGGCCGCGCCGGGGCCGACGCGGTCCATCCCGGGTACGGCTTCCTCGCCGAGAACGCCGACTTCGCCCAGGCCGTCATCGACGCCGGCCTGACCTGGATCGGCCCCACCCCGCAGGCGATCCGCGACCTCGGCGACAAGGTCACCGCCCGGCACATCGCCCAGCGGGCCGGTGCTCCCCTGGTGCCCGGCACCCCCGACCCGGTGGGCGGCCCCGACGAGGTGATGGCCTTCGCCGTCGACCACGGGCTACCGGTCGCGATCAAGGCTGCCTTCGGCGGCGGCGGGCGTGGCCTGAAGGTGGCCCGCACGATGGAGGAGATCCCGCAGCTGTTCGAGTCGGCCACCCGCGAGGCGGTCGCCGCGTTCGGCCGGGGCGAGTGTTTCGTCGAGCGCTACCTCGACCAGCCGCGCCACGTCGAGGCGCAGGTGCTGGCCGACCAGCACGGCAACGTGATCGTGGTGGGCACCCGGGACTGCTCGTTGCAGCGCCGGCACCAGAAACTGGTCGAGGAGGCGCCGGCGCCGTTCCTCACCGCCGCCCAGCGGGCGCAGATCCACGACAGCGCCAAGGCGATCTGCCGGGAGGCCGGCTACCACGGTGCCGGCACGGTGGAATACCTGGTGGGCAGCGACGGCACCATCTCCTTCCTGGAGGTCAACACCCGGCTCCAGGTGGAGCACCCGGTCACCGAGGAGACCGCCGGCATCGACCTGGTACGCGAGCAGTTCCGCGTCGCCGACGGCGAGAAGCTGCGGTTCACCGAGGACCCGACCCCGCGCGGTCACTCGATCGAGTTCCGGATCAACGGCGAGGATCCGGGCCGCAACTTCCTGCCCGCCCCCGGCACGGTCACCGCGCTGCGCCTGCCCACCGGCCCCGGCGTGCGGGTCGACACCGGCATCTCGGCCGGCGACGTGATCGGCGGCAACTTCGACTCCCTGCTGGCCAAGGTGATCGTCACCGGCGAGACCAGGGTGGAGGCGCTGGAGCGGTCCCGCCGGGCGCTGGACGAGATGGTGGTCGAGGGGATGGCCACCGCGCTGCCGTTCCACCGTCTGGTGGTCCGCGATCCGGCGTTCACCGCCGAGCCGTTCGGCGTGCACACCCGGTGGATCGAGACGGAGTTCGACAACACGGTGCCGCCGTTCACCGCCGCCGCCGGTTCCGTCGCGGGCCCGGCGGAGCGCGAGACCGTCGTGGTCGAGGTGGGCGGCAAGCGGTTGGAGGTCAGCCTTCCCGCCGGTCTCGGTGCCGGTACGGTCGGGTCCGCGCCGGCCGCACGGAGGCCCACCCGCCGGGGTGGCGGGAACACGGCGGGCGCGGCGGCGAGTGGGGACTCGCTCACCTCCCCCATGCAGGGCACCATCGTGAAGATCGCGGTCGCCGACGGCGACACGGTCGCCGAGGGTGACCTGGTCGTGGTGCTGGAGGCGATGAAGATGGAGCAGCCCCTGCACGCCCACAAGGCCGGTACGGTCAGCGGCCTGTCGGCCGAGGTCGGTGCGGTGGTCACCGCAGGGGCGGCGATCTGCACCATCGCCTGAGGTGTGCCGGGCGTCAGTCAGCGGAGGGTTTCGGCGGCGACGGCACAGACGGCGGCGGTCAGCGCGGTCAGCACCTGCGAGTCGAGCCGCCAGTGCTGCCAGTACAGCGGGACGTCCAGCACCCGGCCGGGTGCGATGTCCACGCAGCGCCCGGCGGACACGTCGGCGTCGGCGAGTTGCTCCGCCATCAGCCCCCAGCCGAGCCCGAGCCGGATCGATTCGTTGAAGGCCGGCACCGACGGCACGTAGTGCACGGGTGGGTCGAGGGCGCGCCCGGTCACCGCACGCAGGAAACGGTGTTGGATGCGGTCCTTGCGGTCGAAGACCACCACCGGCGCGACGGCGGCCGACTCCCGGGTCAGCCCGTCGGCGAACCAGCGGTCCGCCAGTTCGGGCGCGGCCAGGGCGCGGTAGCGCATCGCGCCGAGACGGCGTACCCGGCAGCCCTGCACCGCCTCGCGCTGGGCGGTCACCGCGGCGGTGACCGTGCCGGCGCGCAGTAGTTCGGCGGTGTGGTCCTGGTCGTCCTGCCGGATGTCGAAGGAGAGTTCCGGCTGCTCGGACAGGCGGGCCAGCGCGGCCGGGAACCAGGTGGCGAGCGAGTCGGCGTTGACCACGACGGCGACCCGGGTGCGGCCCCGATCGCCGCCGAGCGGCCCTCGGGCGTCGGCCAGCGCCTCCCGTTCCAGCAGCGCGAGCTGGCCGGCGAGGCGCAGCAGCGGGCGGCCGGCCTCGGTGGCGTCACAGGGCCGGTGGCGGCGGACGAGCACCTGCCCGACGGTCTCCTCCAGCGCCTTGATCCGTTGGCTGACCGCCGACGGGGTGACGTGCAGCAGCCGGGCCGCCGCCTCGAAGCTGCCCTCCGCGACGATGGCCGCGAACGTACGCAGCTGGGTGGAGTCGAGCCCGTTCATGAAACTGAGCTTAATCAGCTGAAGAATCCTTAGCTGGACTCAGGAAACGCGGCGCTTCTACCGTCGGCCACATGCTCACCTCCGTCGTCGCCGGCTTCTCCCTGTCCATCGCCCTCATTGTCGCCATCGGCGCGCAGAACGCCTTCGTACTGCGCCAGGGCCTGCGCCGGGAACACGTGGTGCCGGTGGTGTTGACCTGCGCGCTCTCCGACGCGCTGCTGATCGGGGTGGGCATCGCCGGGGTGGGCTCGATCGTGGCCGGGCGCCCGGTCCTGCTCACCGCGATCCGCTGGGGTGGGGCGGCCTTCCTCCTCGGGTACGCGGCACTCGCCACCCGTCGCGCGTTGCGTCCCGCCGCGCTCGTGCCGGCTGACCGGCCGCCGGCCCGGCTCGGCCCGACGCTGCTGGCCTGCCTCGCCTTCACCTACCTCAACCCGCACGTCTACCTCGACACGGTGCTGCTGCTCGGCGGCATCGCCCAGCAGCATCCGCACCGCTGGCTGTTCGGCGTCGGCGCGGCGGCGGCCAGCGTGGTCTGGTTCGCCGCACTCGGTGCGGGCGCGTACCGGCTCGCTCCGCTGCTCGCGCGCCGGCGGGTCTGGCGGGTTCTCGACGGCGTGATCGCGGTGGTGATGGTCGCAGTGGCCGTGGCGCTGCTGCTGGGCTGAGTCATGATGGCCGGGTGCGGTTCCTCAGTGGCGCGACTCCCGGATACGACCTGACCTACAGCGACGTCTTCATGGCCCCGGCCCGCTCGGAGGTGGGTTCGCGGCTCGACGTGGATCTGGCCACCGGTGACGGCACCGGCACCACCATCCCACTGGTGGTGGCGAACATGACCGCGGTCGCCGGCCGACGGATGGCCGAGACGGTGGCCCGACGCGGCGGCATCGCGGTGATCCCACAGGACATCCCGATCGACGTGGTGGCGGAGGTGGTCGCCTGGGTCAAGCAGCGGCACCTGGTGCACGACACGGCGATCGCGCTCGGCCCCAACGACACCGTCGGCGACGCCATCCATCTGCTGCCCAAGCGGGCGTACGGTGCGGTGATCGTGGTCGACGACGACGGCCGCCCGATGGGGGTGGTGACCGAGGCCGACACCGTCAGCGTGGACCGGTTCACCCAGCTGCGGCACGTGATGTCGACCGAGTTGCACACCGTGCCCGCCGACGCGGATCCGCGCACCGGCTTCGACCGGCTCTCGGCGGGCCGGCGGCGGCTGGCGCCCGTGGTCGACGACGCGGGCCGGCTGGTCGGCGTGCTCACCCGGCCCGGGGCGCTGCGGGCGACGCTCTACAAGCCGGCGGTGGACACCCACGGCCGACTGCGGATCGCGGCGGCCGTGGGCATCAACGGCGATGTGGCGGGCAAGGCGAAGGCCCTGTTGGAGGCCGGCGTGGACACCCTGGTCGTGGACACCGCGCACGGCCACCAGGAGCGGATGATCTCGGCCCTGCGGACCGTACGCGGTCTCGACCCGGCGGTGCCGGTGGCGGCCGGCAACGTGGTCACCGCCGACGGGGTACGCGATCTGGTCGACGCGGGTGCCGACATCATCAAGGTCGGGGTCGGTCCGGGCGCGATGTGCACCACCCGGATGATGACCGGGGTCGGCCGGCCGCAGTTCTCGGCGGTGCTGGACTGCGCGGTGGCCGCCCGCGACCTGGGCCGTCACGTCTGGGCCGACGGTGGGGTGCGGCACCCTCGGGATGTGGCGCTGGCGCTGGCCGCCGGGGCGTCGAACGTGATGATCGGCTCCTGGTTCGCCGGCACCTACGAGTCCCCCGGTGACCTCTACACCGACGAGGACGGCCGGCGCTACAAGGAGAGCTTCGGCATGGCCTCGGCGCGGGCGGTCAGCGCCCGTACCGGTGACGACAGCCCCTACGACCGCGCCCGCAAGGCGATCTTCGAGGAGGGCATCTCGTCGGCCCGGATGTACCTGGACCCGACCCGACCTGGCGTGGAGGACCTGATCGACGAGATCATCTCGGGAGTGCGTAGCGCGTTCACCTACGCCGGCGCGCGCACCCTTGACGAGTTCCACGAGCGGGTGCTGATCGGCGTGCAGAGCACCGCCGGCTACACCGAGGGAATGCCGCTGCCGACCAGTTGGTGAGGCCGGGGGCCGCCGCGGTCGCGGTCGGACCGGTGCCGGATCCGACCGCGACCGCGGCGGCCCGTCGGCCTCAGCGGGCCGGCAGCAGGTCGCCGGAGCGGGCGGCCACCACCGCGCCGATCAGCCCGATCGCCTCGGCCGCCGGCTGCGGCTCCAGCGATCGCCCGTCGCGCAGCCGCAACGCCACCCGGCCGTCGGCCGCCTCCCGGGCACCCACCACCGCGGCGTACGGGATGCGGCGGCGTACCGCGTCGCGGACCCGGGCACCGAGCGACCCGCTGTGGTCGACCTCCGCCCGCAGTCCCGCCTCGATGGCCCGTCGGGCCACGTCGGCCGCGGCATCGGCCTGGCCGTCGCCGACCGGCAGGACGATCAGTTGCACCGGGGCGTACCAGGGCGGGAAGGCGCCCCCGTGTACCTCGATCAGGTACGCGAAGAGCCGCTCCATGCTGCCCGCCAGGCTGCGGTGCACCATCACCGGACGCCGTCGTTCGCCGTCGGCGTCGGTGTACGACAGATCGAACCGCTCCGGCTTGTCGAAGTCGAGCTGGACGGTGGAGAGGGTGTACTCGCGCTCGGCCGCGTCCCGCACCTGAATGTCGATCTTCGGGCCGTAGAAGGCGGCCTCGCCCGGCGCCTCGGTGTACGGCACCCCGTCGAGGGCGGCGCGGAGCAGGTCCTCGGCGCGCGCCCACTGCGCGTCGTCGCCGACGTACTTCTCCCCGGCCCGCGCAGCGACAGCCGTACGCCCGCCGGCCGCACGCCCAGCGCGGCGTGCGCGGCCCGGATCAGCCGCAGGATGTCCGACACCTCCTGGCCGACCTGCTCCAGGGTGCAGAAGTTGTGCGCGTCGTTCAGGGTTATGGCGCGGACCCGGGACAGCCCGCCGAGCACCCCCGAGCGTTCCGCCCGGTACATGCCACCGATCTCGGCGACCCGCAGCGGCAGATCCCGGTAGGAACGCCCGCGCGCCCGGTAGACCAGCGCATGGTGCGGGCAGAGCGCCGGTCGGAGCATCAACTCGTCGTCGGTCTCTCCCAGCCGCATCGGTGGGAACATCTCGCCGGCGAAGTAGCCGAGATGCCCGGAGACCTCGAACAGCTCCCGCCGACCCAACGGCGGGGTGTAGACCTGCTGGTAGCCGGCGCGGCGTTCCAGCCCACGCAGGTACTCCTCGACGGCGTGCCGGGCGGCGGCGCCGGCCGGCAGCCAGATCGGCAGGCCGGTGCCGGCGAGCGGGTCGGTGGTGAACAGGTCAAGCTCCCGGCCGAGCCGGCGGTGGTCGATCATGTCGCGCTCCTTGGGCTGGTACGGCCCGACGCGACCAGTCACCCGAGGAAAGCACCAGGCCCCGGGCGGATCGCCCGGGGCCTGGGTCGACGAGAAACGTCAGTGCGGCACGCCAGGCTTCCCCGGCGTCGTCGTCAGCAGCGCACCAAACATGCCGCGACCGTACCCTCACCTCGCGCGCCACCGCATTCCAATAACCGTGGTGGGCCACGGGCCGACCCCCGCCATCGAAGGCCACGCTCGATCGGTACGACCAACCGCCGGACTGACGACCGACGCAGCCCTGGGGGGGCCGGGCCGCTGGCACGGGACCTGCCAGCGGCCCGGCGGCGGCCCGGGCATCAGGAACGGGGGACCCGACGCGCACCGGGCCGCGCGCCGACAACGGTACGCCGCCGGAAGACGATTCGGCGACCGCGCCAGCCGTTAACCTTCTTCGATATGCCGTGGTCAGCGGACCCGTACCGGTGACCGCGGGCCTACCGAGGCGAGGTGTCGCTGGTCATGGCGGGCCAGGGGAATGCCCGACTGCCGGTAGGGGTGGTCCCTGGGACGGATTTCGGTGTTCGTCCCGGATCCGCCTGGGGTGCCACCGGCGACAGGCTGAGGCATGCCTGGAACCCGGAGCAGCGGCGTACTGGCCCTCGGCGGGATCGCCCTCGCGGCGCTGCTCGCCGTCATCGGTCACACGGGCGTCAACGACCTGGCCCCCCCACCCCCCACCCCGGTCTGACGATCATGCAGTTGTGGCTCCTCACAAAGGCCGCGAACCGACACCAATCGGCTGCCACAACTCCATGATCGGCGAGGGGTGGGTGGGGTGGGTGGGGTGGGTGGGTGGGGTCATTCCAGTTCGTGGAGCATCAGTTGGCGGGCGGCCTCGCTGATCGAGCCGGAGAGGCTCGGGTAGATGGTGATGGTCTGGGCCAGCTCGTTGACGGTGAGGTTGTTCTCCACCGCCATGGTGATCGGCAGGATCAGCTCGCTGGCCTTGGGGGCGACCACCACGCCGCCGATCACCTGGCCGCTGGCCGGGCGGCAGAACAGCTTGACGAAACCGTCGGCGATCTCGTCCATCTTCGCCCGGGCGTTGCCGCCCAGCGGCAGCATCACCTGTCGCGCCGGCACCCTGCCGGCGTCCACCTCGTCCTGCGAGACACCGACGGTGGCCAGTTCCGGGTCGGTGAAGACGTTCGCGGAGACGGTACGCAGCCGCAGCGGCCGGACCGCCTCGCCGAGCGCGTGCCACATGGCGATCCGGCCCTGCATCGCGGCGACACTGGCCAGCGGCAGCACCCCCGTGCAGTCGCCGGCCGCGTAGATGCCGGGCACGTTGGTCCGGGAGACGCGGTCCACCGTCACGTACCCGCCCCGGGCCAGTTCGACGCCGTACTCGGCGAGGCCCAACTCGGCGGTGTTGGGGATCGAGCCGACCGCGATCAGCGCGTGCGAGCCGTACACCTTGCGGCCGTCGGAGAGCTCGACCTCGACGCCGCTGTCGGTGCGGCGGACGCCCTCGGCGCGGGCGTTGTTCAGGATGCTCATGCCCCGGGTGCGGAAGACCCGCTCGATCGCCTGCGCGGCGTCGGCGTCCTCGTGTGGCATCACCCGGTCCCGGCTGGAGACCAGGGTCACCTCGACCCCCATCGCCAGGTACGCGCTGGCGAACTCGGCGCCGGTCACGCCGGAGCCGACCACGATCAGGTGTGGCGGCAGCTCGGGCAGGTCGTACACCTGCCGCCAGGTCAGGATGCGCTCGCCGTCGGGCAGGGCGGTGGGCAGTTGGCGGGGCGTGGCACCGGTGGCGATCAGGACCGTCGCCGCGTCGATCGCGTAGGCGGCCTCCTCGCCGTCCGGCGAGACGATCACGCGGTGGGTGTGACCGAGCGTGTCCTCGCCGAGCCGGGCCCGCCCGGAGACGAAGGTGACCCCGGCCTTGAGCAGCTTGGTGTGGATGTCGGCGGACTGCGCCAGGGCGAGCCGTTTGACCCGCTCGTTGACCGTCCCGGCGTCGACGGTGACCGCCTCCAGCCCGTCGGAGTGGACCCCGAACACCTCGGTGTCGCGGTACCCGGTCACCACCTCGGAGCTGGCGATGAAGGTCTTCGACGGCACGCAGTCGGACAGTACGCAGGCGCCGCCGGCACCGTCGGCCTCCACCACGGTGACGTCGGCGTCCAGCTGGGCGGCCACCAGTGCGGCCTCGTAGCCGGCCGGCCCCCCGCCGATGATCACGATCCGGCTCACCACGACCGCCCTTCGTCGATGCTCACAGTGACTTTCTTCCCCCCGGCGCGTCCGACACGCACCGTCGTATTCTCTCCCACGCACCGGTGGGGCTATCGTCATCGCCGTGCGTCACTACGCCGCCTACGGCTCGAACCTGGACCCCGCCCGAATGCGCGCCTACTGCCCGCACTCTCCGATGGTGGGCATCGGCTGGCTGGAGGGCTGGCGGCTCACCTTCGCCGGTGAGGACGTCATCGGCTGGGAGGGCGCGGTCAGCACGGTGGTCGAGTCGCCGGGCGACCGGGTCTTCGTCGCGCTCTACGACATCCACCAGTACGACGCGGCGCAGCTGGACGAGATCGAGGGCGTCACCTCCGGCACGTACCGGAAGCTGACCGTCCGCGTCTCGACGCTGGACGGCGACGTCACCGCCTGGGTCTACGTCTTCGACGGCTACGAGGGCGGCCTGCCCACCTCGTGGTACGTGTCGGAGATCGCGAACGCCGCCGAGAAGGCGGGTGCGCCCGACGACTACGTCACCGAGCTGCGGTCCCGGCCCACCGGCACCGCGTCGGCGTAGCGCGTCTCCCACGCCACCAGTCTGCTACCGGCCGCCTTCGCACCGGTCGCCGCCCCCTGTGGGCCCGGGATCCGGCCACCGCCGGGGCCGGTGCTCAGTCCTGCCGGTGTTCCCGCGCGGCGGCCAGCAGCTCGACCAGTTCGGCACCGTCGGCCGGGCCGAGCGCCGCGAACGCGGGCGCGACGAGCCGGTCGGTCATCGCCTCGGCCCACAGCCGCCGCCGCACGAGCGGCCCGACCGGCGGGTACGGCGGCGGCCAGCCGCAGGCCATCGCGCCGCTCTCCCCCTCCGGGCCGGCCAGCACCGCCTCCAGCGGCGTCATCCCACCGGCGCGTACGGCGACCAGGTGGGCGCCGGTGAAGTGTTCCCGCAGCAGGCGCAGCCCGGCGGCGACCCGGGCACCCGGGTGCCGGCGAGCGACGGCATCGCCCGCCACGCCGCGAAGAGCGGCATCCCGCTGGCGTCGGCCGCCGTGACGGTCCGGTCCACCAGCACCGCGAGCCGGTCGACGCGGGGCAGGTCGCCCAGGTGCTCCTCGCCCCACCGGCAGCACTCGGCCAGGCTGGCCGCGGCCACCTCGGAGGGCCGGACGGTGCGGGCGGCGGCGTCCCATCCGTCGGCCACGGCCTCGGGCGCGACGAAACCCAGCGCGGCCGCGACCGTCTCGGCCCGCACGTCACCCAGCGCGCCGGCCCGCCCCGTGATGTAGAAGGCCCAGCCGGAGATGCCGAGCAGCCGCGCTCGGCGCAGCGTGGTGGGGCACCGGTTGTACGCCTCCCCGAGCGCCAGCACCGCCGGCTTGCTGGCCGCGGCGACCTGTTCCGGGGTCATGGAGGATCAGTCTGCCGGTCCACCGCCCGGATCGGCATCCCCCTCCTCGGCGGCCAACGCCTCCACCGCGGCCTCGACCTCGCCGGCCCGGCGGCGCGCGGTGCTGGCGGCCCGCTCGGCGGCC is a genomic window of Micromonospora tarapacensis containing:
- a CDS encoding ABC transporter permease, with translation MKLARDTWLIFQRQLNLLLRNPVWVFVGVFQPVMYLLLFAPLLKPALGAPTQAEAYKIFVPGLLVLLAIFGGLFQGFGLIAELRAGVIERSRVTPVSRLALLLGRSLRDVVSLLTQAVIITLLALLFDLRVFIGDLLLAYLMLALIALMTSAVSYGVALKVKSEDALAPLMNTVAQPVLLLSGILLPLAFAPGWLQGVAKWNPFSWAVDGTRALFNGDIGDDRVWQGLTIIAVLAAAGVYWAARQFARSVR
- the mycP gene encoding type VII secretion-associated serine protease mycosin, with translation MAPATTSNSTTAQTSPSDTAERIREDQWHLEYLNIAEAHRVSLGEGVTVAVPDTGVSPHPDLRNNLLEGFDLIPGGDTNGQQDNNSHGTGMAGLIAAHGRQDGVGALGVAPKAEILPIRVFNSNKQGDTDLLAESIERSVSAGADVINISGGGGVSARLLQAIDAANFANTIIVAAAGNRPDDGQVLWPAAGRSVIAVGGIGRNGSYSSVSVAGPQIDLVAPAVDIYSTSYGDAYSKGTGTSGAAAIVAGAAALIRAKYPYLPADEVAHRLTATAIDKGPPGRDDQYGYGVIDLVAALTADVPPRGFESAPAAEPGDGGPTTAADGPRGDEDRAATVRGLVTLGVLLAAGGAWALVLRRRRRSGDPPPRVSR
- a CDS encoding Maf family protein, producing the protein MSDVVPLRLVLASASPARRKSLQSAGIEPDVLVSGIDESLVVTERAEDLCLELARLKAQAVLTRLRAGDDQRTLVLGCDSVLAFDGESLGKPDDSADAARRWERMRGRSGVLHSGHCLIDMMAGRRAEAVASTVVHFADVSDHEIATYVATGEPLAVAGAFTIDGLGGPFVERIEGDPGTVVGLSLPLLRRLLTELDLRITDLWTKVAPGNQMVEPLG
- a CDS encoding O-methyltransferase; this encodes MTLKSIPLTDELHTYLVAHGAPPDEVVRDLADETLALLPDHASMQVAPEQAAFLTFLTRLLNARHAVEVGTFTGLSSLAIARGLADGGRLTCFDISEEYTSIARRYWARAGVDDRIELRIGPAGETLRQLPNERYLDFAFIDADKTGYPVYWAELVPRMRPGGVIAIDNVLRNGRVVAPQSADDRAIAAFNDDVLADVRVDAVMLPIADGLTLAHVH
- a CDS encoding ATP-binding cassette domain-containing protein; this translates as MIETRGLRKSFRSRAGRETKTVEAVRGVDLDVPAGEIFGFLGPNGAGKTTTLRMLATLIEPDGGQATIAGADLLTDPGEVRRRIGYVAQGGSTWDESTAREELVLQARMYGIGKAEAQRRAARALEAFQLTEFADRKCKTYSGGQRRRVEIALGIIHEPKIVFLDEPTTGLDPQSRAHMWDEIRRLRVDGMTVFITTHYLDEADALCDRIAIMDHGEVVAEGTPTELKREISGDVVQVGLDIAATGEAEKLLDNEGYVNRLETLDEGGLRLFVDDGATAIPRILRRIDGAGLDLKSIELHRPSLDDVFLTKTGRSLRES